The DNA sequence TAATACGTTTTCAAGGTATCTTTCACCGTTTTTAACGATCATTGATACGGAAAGTGATTCCATAGTTTAACCCTTTGAAGTGTTATAATACTCTCACTATGAAGATAATATTACCATCTCCGGCAAAGATAAATTTATCCCTCTGGGTTAACGGGAAAAGGGATGACGGTTATCACGATATATTAACCGTTTTTCATACGATAAACGTATTTGATTATATATCTATTCAGCAGTCAGGTCAGCTTGAGCTTAATGTGGCTGGTTCTACTATAGTGCCTGCTGGTGGAGACAATCTTATAATAAAAGCCTGTGATGTTTTCTCAAAACATACTGGTATAAAGCCTAAAGTCAGTATAACGCTGGAAAAGCACATACCGATAGGTGCCGGTCTTGGCGGCGGTAGTTCAAATGCGGCCCTTGTTCTGAAAGGTTTAAATATGCTTTATAACTATCCTGTTGATGAAGAAAAGTTGATGGAGATGGCTGCCGAGATAGGTTCTGATGTTGCTTTTTTTATTAAAGGTGGTCTTGCTATAGGTTACGGTAGAGGAGAAAAGCTCATATTTTACGGAAAACATAAGTTTGATATTCTTCTCGTTTATCCCAATATCTTTTGTTCTACGGCAGAGGTTTATAAATATTTACCACCCATAAAGAGGGAGATCAGCATAGAAGACGCCGAAAGACTTATACTTATTCCTCTTATGAAGGGTGATTTAGATACTTTAAGAGAAAACATGTGGAATGATCTTGAATCTTCAAGAGCGCCTTGTATAAAAGAGGTTATGGAAGCTAAAAAAATAATTGAAGATGTTGTGGGCACGAAAGTTTTAATGAGTGGAAGTGGTTCAAGTTTATTTACTATCGTAGATAAAAATAAAAAAATAGACATTACCCCCTTGCAAAGAAAAGGTTGGTGGGTTAAATTTTGTTCTGCAATTTGAGTTGGGGCGTAGCCAAGCGGTAAGGCAGCGGACTTTGGATCCGCCATTCGCAGGTTCGAATCCTGCCGCCCCAGCCATTTTTTTATTCCCGCATAGTGGTGGGAGTAGCTCAGCCGGTGGAGCGCCGGGTTGTGGCCCCGGCGGTCGCGGGTTCAAGTCCCGTCTCCCACCCCATTAAATGCGGGAGTGGCGGAACTGGCAGACGCGCTGGACTTAGGATCCAGTGTCCTTGTGACGTGAGGGTTCGACTCCCTCCTCCCGCACCACAATTTTGTATAATAGCAGTTGATCGCGGGCGTAGCTCAGTTGGTAGAGCACAACCTTGCCAAGGTTGGGGTCGCGGGTTCAAGTCCCGTCGCCCGCTCCATAGCGGCGGCGTAGCCAAGTGGCAAGGCAGGGGACTGCAAATCCCTTATTCGGCGGTTCAAATCCGCCCGCC is a window from the Desulfurobacterium indicum genome containing:
- the ispE gene encoding 4-(cytidine 5'-diphospho)-2-C-methyl-D-erythritol kinase, which translates into the protein MKIILPSPAKINLSLWVNGKRDDGYHDILTVFHTINVFDYISIQQSGQLELNVAGSTIVPAGGDNLIIKACDVFSKHTGIKPKVSITLEKHIPIGAGLGGGSSNAALVLKGLNMLYNYPVDEEKLMEMAAEIGSDVAFFIKGGLAIGYGRGEKLIFYGKHKFDILLVYPNIFCSTAEVYKYLPPIKREISIEDAERLILIPLMKGDLDTLRENMWNDLESSRAPCIKEVMEAKKIIEDVVGTKVLMSGSGSSLFTIVDKNKKIDITPLQRKGWWVKFCSAI